The Parambassis ranga chromosome 1, fParRan2.1, whole genome shotgun sequence genome includes a region encoding these proteins:
- the LOC114435106 gene encoding keratin, type I cytoskeletal 13-like: MYGHNQSLSGFPAMSITRQSRSYTSSVPLAHKAHSVSGLSFRSGPRISASSARVVSSGYGGGMGVGGGFDLSNALDQNVVHLNEKATMQNLNDRLASYLEKVRSLEAANAKLEKQIREYYEQKGPAAERDYSNYWAIINDLKDKINAATIGNANILLQIDNSKLAADDFKNKFEHELMMRQSVEADIANLRRLLDQTTLTKADLEMQIEGLQDELAYLKKNHAEELAVMRSQLTGTVNVEVDAAPQQDLTKIMEEIRAQYEAITDKHRRDQETWFNEKSATLTKEVAISTETIQTSKTEISDLRRTLQGLEIELQSQLSMKGALEHTLAETEARYSAMLSNFQNTIHMLEAELANVRTSIEQQGQDYRMLLDVKTRLEQEIATYRNLLETEESRPIATGGSKTTVTSTTVRTSS, from the exons ATGTACGGCCACAACCAGAGCCTCAGTGGCTTCCCTGCAATGTCCATCACCCGGCAGAGCCGCAGCTACACCTCAAGTGTACCTCTCGCCCACAAGGCTCACAGCGTGTCAGGACTGAGCTTCAGATCTGGCCCCCGCATTTCTGCATCCTCTGCACGTGTTGTGTCCTCTGGATATGGCGGCGGCATGGGAGTCGGCGGTGGCTTTGACCTGTCCAATGCCCTGGACCAGAATGTTGTGCACCTGAATGAGAAGGCTACCATGCAGAACCTGAACGACCGTCTGGCCTCCTACCTGGAGAAGGTTCGCTCACTGGAGGCTGCCAACGCCAAGCTGGAGAAGCAGATCAGAGAGTACTACGAGCAGAAGGGCCCTGCAGCTGAGAGGGACTACAGCAACTACTGGGCCATTATCAATGACCTGAAGGACAAG ATCAACGCTGCCACCATTGGCAACGCCAACATCCTGCTCCAGATCGACAACTCCAAACTGGCTGCTGATGACTTCAAGAACAA GTTTGAGCACGAGCTGATGATGCGCCAGTCCGTTGAGGCTGACATCGCCAACCTGCGCCGCCTGCTTGACCAGACCACCCTGACGAAGGCTGACCTGGAGATGCAGATCGAGGGCCTGCAGGATGAGCTGGCCTATCTCAAGAAGAACCATGCAGAG GAGCTGGCAGTAATGCGCTCTCAGCTTACCGGCACAGTCAACGTGGAGGTGGATGCTGCACCTCAGCAAGACCTAACCAAAATCATGGAGGAGATCCGCGCCCAGTATGAAGCCATCACAGACAAACACCGTCGTGACCAGGAGACCTGGTTTAATGAGAAG TCGGCAACCCTGACCAAGGAAGTGGCCATCAGCACTGAAACAATCCAGACATCCAAGACAGAGATCAGTGACCTGCGGCGCACACTGCAGGGCCTGGAGATTGAGCTCCAGTCTCAGCTCAGCATG AAAGGGGCTCTGGAGCACACATTAGCAGAGACAGAGGCTCGCTACAGCGCCATGCTCTCCAACTTCCAGAACACAATCCACATGCTGGAAGCAGAGCTAGCCAACGTGCGCACCAGCATCGAGCAGCAGGGACAGGACTACAGGATGCTGCTGGATGTCAAGACCCGGCTGGAGCAAGAGATCGCCACCTACAGGAACCTGCTGGAAACAGAGGAGTCCAG ACCCATCGCTACAG GGGGCTCCAAGACCACAGTCACATCCACCACTGTGCGCACATCCAGCTAG
- the smap1 gene encoding stromal membrane-associated protein 1: MTTRSEREKAQKLNEQHQAILSKMLREEDNKYCADCEAKGPRWASWNLGVFICIRCAGIHRNLGVHISRVKSVNLDQWTSEQIQSIQDMGNTKARQLYEANLPDSFRRPQTDQAVEFFIRDKYEKKKYYSKNVTNGSSPKDSKKEREPDRGSKVSSYTKSEESRPVPKISPAKTSEPPVNLLGLDAPAAASTNNGSTSTNQNNDLDIFGPMVSNPLPASSSAAQFSQVSSSNSANTPTQAPTAGVAGGGASSGSGQGDLDLFSDSSSTTKTDDVAKKPLSKDSILSLYGTNSMAQQAPTAGMFMGPSQMQFPVQATAGYQAFPGMGTGMPPTTVMGAMMAQSGAAMMGPSPGMMVGMTMPNGFMGNAPATGMMGMAPRMMGPQGGAMPAGMMPAQGMYTIQPGQQAQWNMGQVNQQMSGLTLNGAGAQMAFGQPPSAMGGWAATGSGQTLSTQLWK; encoded by the exons ATGACGACCCGCtcggagagggagaaggcccaGAAACTCAACGAGCAGCACCAGGCCATCCTGTCCAAAATgctgagagaggaagacaaCAAGTACTGCGCCGACTGCGAGGCGAAAG GTCCAAGATGGGCATCCTGGAATCTGGGAGTATTTATCTGCATTCGGTGTGCTGGCATACACAGGAACCTGGGAGTACACATATCCAGAGTGAAGTCAGTCAACCTGGACCAATGGACTTCAGAACAAATCCAG agtatACAGGACATGGGTAATACCAAGGCCAGGCAGCTTTATGAGGCCAACCTTCCAGACAGCTTCAGAAGACCTCAGACAGACCA AGCGGTGGAATTCTTCATCAGGGATAAATATGAGAAGAAGAAATACTACAGCAAGAATGTGACCAATGGGAGCAGT CCAAAGGATAgtaagaaagagagggagcCAGACAGAGGGAGCAAGGTGTCATCTTACACCAAG AGTGAAGAGTCGAGGCCAGTTCCAAAAATTAGCCCTGCTAAGACATCAGAACCTCCTGTGAACCTACTAGGCCTTG ATGCACCAGCAGCTGCATCCACTAACAATGGTAGCACAAGTACAAACCAGAATAATGACCTGGATATCTTCGGCCCCATGGTATCCAACCCCCTCCCGGCGTCCTCCTCCGCAGCTCAGTTTTCTCAG GTGAGCTCCAGTAACTCGGCCAACACTCCTACACAAGCTCCAACAGCAGGAGTGGCAGGAGGCGGAGCCAGCTCAGGGTCAGGACAGGGTGACCTCGACCTGTTCAGTGACAGCAGTAGTACCACTAAAACTGACGACGTGGCCAAGAAGCCCCTCTCAAAAGACTCAATCCTCTCCTTGTATGGAACCAACAGCATGGCCCAGCAGGCCCCTACAG CTGGAATGTTCATGGGCCCCTCTCAGATGCAGTTTCCTGTTCAGGCCACTGCTGGTTACCAGGCGTTTCCTGGCATGGGCACGGGCATGCCACCGACCACCGTCATGGGTGCCATGATGGCTCAGAGCGGGGCAGCCATGATGGGGCCCAGTCCGGGTATGATGGTTGGGATGACAATGCCAAACGGCTTCATGGGGAACGCGCCTGCCACCGGTATGATGGGCATGGCCCCCAGGATGATGGGACCACAGGGCGGTGCGATGCCTGCAGGCATGATGCCAGCTCAGGGCATGTACACCATTCAACCTGGACAGCAGGCTCAGTGGAACATGGGTCAG GTGAACCAGCAGATGTCAGGATTGACTCTGAATGGTGCAGGTGCCCAGATGGCCTTTGGTCAGCCACCATCAGCTATGGGTGGTTGGGCCGCCACTGGATCTGGCCAGACTCTGAGCACACAGCTATGGAAGTGA